GATAAGAAGGGACGGCTTGAAACTTATAACGCCAAGGACATTTCACCGGACATGTCCTTTTTAGAGATGATCGATGTCGTCAATGAAACGCTGACGATAGAGGGCAAGGACCCCATCGCGTTTGATCATGACTGCCGGGAAGGCATTTGCGGCATGTGCGGTGCGATGGTCAACGGCCGGGCTCACGGCCCTGAAAAAGGGACCACCCTTTGCCAGCTTCATATGCGGCATTTTTCAGATGGCGATACCGTGGTCATTGAACCGTGGCGCTCCCGGGCCTTTAAGATCATCAAAGACCTGGTGGTGGATCGAAGCGCTCTGGACAAAATCATTCAGGCCGGCGGCTATGTTTCCGTGAACACGGGGGGCGCGCAGGACGCCAATGCCATCCCCGTACCCCAGGACGCGGCGGAAAAGGCGATGGATGCCGCGGCATGCATCGGTTGCGGTGCCTGCGTGGCGGCCTGCCCCAATGCGGCGGCCATGTTGTTTGCCAGCGCGAAAATATCCCACCTGGCCCTGTTGCCGCAAGGCCGGCCCGAAGCCGCCCGCCGGGCGCTTCAAATGGTACGGACGATGGACGCCCTCGGATTCGGCAATTGCACCAATGAGGCCGAGTGCGAAGCGGAGTGCCCAAAGGAGATTTCTATCACCAATATCGCCCGAATGAACCGCGAGTTTTTAAAGGCGGTGATTGTCTCTGAAGAACGATAACGGGGACATTGTCCGGATGGGGGCTTTTATGGATAAAAAGGTTACGGTGGTTGGTGCCGGTTTTGTGGGCGCTACGACGGCACAGCGGCTGGCTGAAAAAGAGCTGTGTGATGTGGTATTGATTGATATCGTCGAAGGGGTTCCACAGGGAAAAGCGCTTGATCTTATGCAGGCCGCGCCGGTCGAAAAGCATGATGCCAAACTCATCGGCGCCAATGGGTATGATGAGTCGGCCGGCTCCGACATCGTTATCATTACGGCCGGCATACCACGTAAACCCGGTATGAGCCGGGATGATTTGATCGCCACCAACGCCGGGATTATAAAAGGCGTTGTGACCCAGGTTGTCCCCAAATCGCCCAATGCGATTCTTATTATCGTCAGTAATCCTCTGGATGCCATGTGTCATGTGGCCATGGATGCCAGCGGGTTTCCCAGAGAGCGGGTCATCGGTATGGCCGGTGTGCTGGATTCGGCCCGGTTTCGAACCTTTATTGCCATGGAGCTGAATGTCTCCGTTGAAAGCACCCATGCCTTTGTTTTGGGCGGTCACGGAGACACCATGGTGCCGTTGCCGCGATATTCCACGGTGGCGGGAATTCCCATCACGGAACTGATGAGCAAGGAGCGAATCGATGCCCTGGTGAAACGGACCGCCACCGGCGGCGCCGAGATTGTCGGGTTGCTTAAAAGCGGCAGCGCCTTTTATGCACCGGCCTCATCTGCGGTGGAAATGGCCGAGTCCATCTTAAAAGACAAGAAAAAGGTATTGCCTTGCGCCGCTTATCTAAAAGGTGAATTTGGTATTCATAACTTATTTATTGGCGTGCCCGTGAAATTGGGACGAAAAGGGATGGAGCAGATTATCGAAGTCAGGCTGACCGAGGAAGAAGATG
This Desulfobacterales bacterium DNA region includes the following protein-coding sequences:
- a CDS encoding succinate dehydrogenase/fumarate reductase iron-sulfur subunit, encoding MSSKKTLNLTLKVWRQNGPDKKGRLETYNAKDISPDMSFLEMIDVVNETLTIEGKDPIAFDHDCREGICGMCGAMVNGRAHGPEKGTTLCQLHMRHFSDGDTVVIEPWRSRAFKIIKDLVVDRSALDKIIQAGGYVSVNTGGAQDANAIPVPQDAAEKAMDAAACIGCGACVAACPNAAAMLFASAKISHLALLPQGRPEAARRALQMVRTMDALGFGNCTNEAECEAECPKEISITNIARMNREFLKAVIVSEER
- the mdh gene encoding malate dehydrogenase codes for the protein MDKKVTVVGAGFVGATTAQRLAEKELCDVVLIDIVEGVPQGKALDLMQAAPVEKHDAKLIGANGYDESAGSDIVIITAGIPRKPGMSRDDLIATNAGIIKGVVTQVVPKSPNAILIIVSNPLDAMCHVAMDASGFPRERVIGMAGVLDSARFRTFIAMELNVSVESTHAFVLGGHGDTMVPLPRYSTVAGIPITELMSKERIDALVKRTATGGAEIVGLLKSGSAFYAPASSAVEMAESILKDKKKVLPCAAYLKGEFGIHNLFIGVPVKLGRKGMEQIIEVRLTEEEDAALKKSAAAVQGLVDILSNIG